Proteins encoded by one window of Salvia splendens isolate huo1 chromosome 14, SspV2, whole genome shotgun sequence:
- the LOC121763339 gene encoding 40S ribosomal protein S24-1 — protein MADKAVTIRTRKFMTNRLLSRKQFIIDVLHPGRANVSKAELKEKLARMYEVKDTNAIFVFKFRTHFGGGKSTGFGLIYDSVENAKKFEPKYRLIRNGLDTKIEKSRKQMKERKNRAKKIRGVKKTKAGDAAKAGKKK, from the exons ATGGCGGACAAGGCAGTTACTATCAGGACCAGGAAGTTCATGACAAACCGTCTCCTTTCAAGGAAGCAATTT ATCATCGATGTCTTGCATCCGGGAAGGGCCAATGTTTCTAAG GCCGAGTTGAAGGAGAAGTTGGCAAGGATGTATGAGGTTAAGGACACGAATGCCATCTTTGTGTTCAAGTTCAGGACCCATTTTGGTGGTGGAAAATCTACTGGATTTGGATTGATCTATGATTCTGTTGAGAATGCTAAGAAATTCGAGCCTAAGTACAGGCTAATCAGG AATGGTCTTGACACCAAGATTGAGAAATCAAGGAAGCAGATGAAGGAAAGAAAGAACAGGGCGAAGAAAATCCGTGGTGTTAAGAAG ACTAAAGCTGGAGATGCTGCTAAGGCAGGCAAGAAGAAATGA